ATTCCTTTAAGTAAGtctttaaaagaaaagaaaattcacagaaaaacatttattagtttCTTAAAGACCAACAATACTCACAgtacctaaaaataaaatttaaaagttaatagaAATACTGTTAGTCGATATAAATTCTGTCTTTAGACATCATAAAGTAATgattcaattttgttatttttcagcATCACTTCCTGGTACAACCGCTGCTCACCAACTTGTAGTTTCAATTCGTCAAAAATGTACGCCTGAAGAAGCTTTGGCTGTTCTTAAAGAATTACCAAATCCAAGACCAGAAGATGATCCTGACAATAGGTTTAATCCATTAAAAATAGATGTGTTTGttcaaactttattaaatttgggATCGAAAAGTTTTTCACATAGTTTTGCAGCGATATCCAAATTTCATTACGTGTTTAAGGTGAGCTATTTTGTTATCGTTTACTAAACAGTATTTTATAATCagattagaaagtttttattgattttaattttatggcgatcccataaaataatattaagagttGTTGGGCAATTTTTACTTTAAGCTTTTGGAttgatcattcatttttttattcgacTGTACCTATTTTTACCTGATTACTGAAGGGCTATATTTTTAGCAGCAATTTGTATTGATTAATGAAAGTTTTCTTTAGTATttactgtatttattatttacagataTTAGCCGAATCTGAAGAAGCGCAAATATGTATTCTAAGAAATATGTTCGAATTATGGCACAGTCACCAACAAATGATGATTGTACTTGttgataaaatgttaaaaacacaaattgTTGAATGTTCAGCTGTAGCTAATTGGATATTTTCAAAAGAGATGACaattgaatttacaaaaatgtatctttgggaaatattacatttaacaATACGTAAAATGAATAAACATGTCATCAAATTGAGTGGTGAATTGGCTGAAGCTCGGGAAAAATTAGCACGTGCTGATTCAAGCTCAAGCAGTTCAGACGATGAAGATGGTGGCGGTGGAGGTGGTGGTGGAAATGCGGCAGCTAAAAAATCAAAGCCAACCAACGATGATAAAGAAAAACCAACAGAGGAAGTAGTAGAACGAATGGAGGAACGTTTAGAAGCTGCACAAGctgatcaaaaaaatttgtttttaattatttttcaacgatttattatgattttatctGAACATTTGGTAAGATCTGATACAGACGGTAGAGATTACAATACGCATTGGTATAAATGGACCATTGGAAGACTTCAACAAGTATTTTTGACGGTAAGTAACGattttattatggaaaaatagATTTCTGTTGCTTTTCTTACAACTATGGGTAAAAGTGactgaaaaatattaacataactattaataatattaagctCATGCTTGAATTCCTAATCgctataagaataaaaaatttaatagcattaggaataaaaaatttaatagcattaggaataaaaaatttaatagcatTAGGAAAGATTTACTCTGATTAGCTCTCCTGTTAATTTGTACGAGGGaagctaaatttaatttttattgttgcaaatatttactaaattattgaaaattttatctttttcagcATCACGAACAAGTTCAAAAATATAGTTCAACATTGGAAACTCTTCTATTTACGCAAGACTTAGATCCACATATTCTTGAAGTATTTCAACAGTTCGTTTCATTGAGATCATGAATAAGTACTACCATCGTTTATCGTATAATCTACGTTCAACTATCaaaattgggttttttttttgtttttcttaattatgTATCACAGAAATACTCTGTAAATATGTGTATTCCCAATCATGTTCAAAATAACGGGGGcattagaaaagttttaaaatgtaaaatggattatctgaaatatttaaaatgcatctgataaactttttacattttaaaattaattaatttaattttaagtatgctgaattttgatttttaaatattcattctgTTTTGATTTCTTGAATTTGTTTATACTGATAACGCAAGCATTATATGCCGGTCTGCAAATCGTGGCTTTGAGAATTACTACattcctctttttttttttaaagacatcCGCCATTTCAAGaacttctttcttttttaaaataacagtgGTCTCAGTATTTTATTCAGTGGTCTTCATAGCTAAACTGTTTTTAGAAATATGTTAgaatttatttgaagaaaaattttaaccagAAATACAGTTGAAAtttgcacaaaaaataattttttcgctaTTTTCTTTATACATTTTAGTAACTGGATGTCTTGaccattataaaaacaaattaaccaGAGATATTTGAGGATACGAGAAATTTTGACAtcgaaattcttgaaaatattacAGGGTGGTATAGTTTGCTCATTTGGCGaccattattaataaaagaatttcGGGCATGGCGAAAATTAGGCACATCTAGCTCTTAGTATATGGTATTATCATGGTAATCAAGAAATGAAATTGATAGTAGGGGAGctggtgaaaatttttaaatcatcattTGGTCAaggttaagaacatattttgcCGATAGTACCGATCCTTAGCTATTGGTCTTCCAAGCCGTATACGTCGATGTTTGCAACTGTAATTGAATGGaagacaataatttttcatttacttaTTACGCCGACTATCTGCTGATAAAAACTCAACCTTggtcaatttgtacatttaaaattatttttgcaatgtcTGGGAAGACGCATTTTACAACATATTTCGAATGGAAGGAAGACTTACATTTTCTCATTTCTTTGACtttaaaatcgttaaaaattgtacatttataatttttacaaaagcataaatgtaaattcgaacattttatttttattattcctttaatggaacaataaaatgatattaagcTTATCAATAAGACaatttggtttttaataaatcttggAGAATTTATAATACCGGCCGGAATTACtgatactaattaattttttcatttacaaattatgCATTTATATCaatgatttcgaaaaattttgaatatagttaaaaattttcttcagttTTATAATCCGACGTTACccataaataattatcaagCCTGTTCACAGTAATAAGAGAGGATATCTTAAATGTATAACTGTCTTTAGTAACAAATACTACTATTTCCTGTAAATCCGGCTATTCGTAAATATCGCCTTATTTAtggaatataaataatgtttgtgcaaaaaattaaattttacttcaaaatgtACTACTAAATAATTGATGAGTGTTTATACTTTACCTAGTTTGAGGAAGAAACATTTTAGTGTctgtaatttttagttttaaatatataacattaaaactgaagaatttttgatattttttaatttagcctCAAAATATAGACCCAACAATGGTAACCGACAAAAATTAATGACATACAACGAAAGGAAACCTGAAATATttaactataatattataaatttatttaataatggggtttaacctccgtttatcagtacgtctataacagaggccaccaacatcatttttttaaatctttatttatttaaactacatccgaatatacaattaattttatggtgGGGGTGGAGTTAGTTACTTTGTTCTTATTAAAGTGACGACAATGTTCATACTGCCGCTGAATTCGAACTCGTAACCTCCAAGCCAGTAGTCATAGCAAGCCTTAACAATCTCGGCTACTAGCCGGTTATGACCCAACAATGATAACCCCACTAAAATAAATGACATACAACGAATGGAAACATGAAACttaattataaacaagtgaaaacaaacaattgactgagttaattgttgaaataccatgtatagacagtgttgatgcgcaatcgtttgtttttttgacgtcacgtgaataacaaaagatattcacttttcaatacacacacacacaactgatattcctatattaatacatactataaaatttgcacctaattaacgccctcgcgggtaaacagtgatgtttacaaaaaaatgtttcaaacaaaagttttttatttttttataaggaacattttttacaattaaacttttgttctatctctaacggtttaaaagatggatcctacggacccaagacccaattgacctatgatgctcacttacgaacttgacctgactttttacgtcctgagtacgctgtaaaaatttcagcttgatatcttttttcgtttttgagttatcgtgtccacagacggacggacggacggacaaccggaaatggactaattaggtgattttatgaacacctatgacaaaatttttttcctagcatcattatttttaagcgttacaaacttgggactaaatttaatatattatgtatatttcatatacatggtataaatataattaatttatttgtacacatttaatttttaaacttcattACTTTCATACGTGCATACACGCCCAGCAAAAACTGTCACACTGTCCTCACCAGCACAATATGGCTGCAAACCAGTAAAATATGGAGTCGGATTCGTGCACTAATGTCGGATACACTGATGTATATTTCGGAAAAAGTCCCAAGATATGATTTCATAGATATAATGTAGATGCATTATATCGATGTCACCAAATCGTAATTTCATTTGATGTTGAcaataaactaacaaaaaatttttattattcatttgtttacacagttttttaaacattacttTCGAAAACAAccaaattacaatttaaaataaaaatataaatttctggTAGCTGTTTATTTATTCTTCACATTTGGCTGTAGTCCAAGTGGTCGGTATAGGTAAGAACTATATGCGGATATGTTTGTATCATTTCTTTCCATCCTGTAGTACTCTTTACCGCAGAGTTGttgttgttaataaaataaatagcttCAGCTTTTAATTGATCAGCGTTATGGATATCAGCTAATATTAATGTTTCCGCAGCATTCTCTATTGTTAAACTTGTACATAACTCTTTTTCACATAATTTCTTTAACCTTTTTAGGTCATATTTATCAGCTGCCGCTAAAATTTTACCAGCCATTGTCTCTAAGTTTTCCGCTTttcctgtatatataaattttaaaagttcatgTAATATTTCATGATCAATATCAGCTATATTTACACGATTTTGTTTGCATTCCTCCATTTCATGTTCAAACATTGCCGCAAATACAGGACTCCGAGctgctaaaatatttttatgtacttGAAATTCCTTGCCACCATCAACTGTTAAagtaaaatcacaaaatttttttgattcgaaTAGCATACTAAAATCGTCTAGTAGTCGAGATTCTGGCACTTGTATTGAACTTGAATGGTCTGTTATATAATCATGTAAGAcaattatttcacaaaatattgtAAGTTTATCTTCAGAAAGTAACTGAAACGTTTTAGGTAAAACTCGATCCTCCCTAGTAATGttgtaagaaattttctttCCTTGGGCAAATCGTTCCACACCTTCAAATTCATGTACTTTTTCGcttttctcatttattattgaaaatttatagctcGCTAGTGCTGGTTTTTCTTCATCGCTTGATACAAGTTTTAAGTATAATGTAAGATAGTTTTggctatcaaaaatattaaattttctgtgTAGTTTCAGGCACCAAACTGAGTTATTTTTCCCCACAGTAAAAGTGGGAGATGTTAACGGTAGccctatttttaatattgttttaaaaccaATACTAAAGTTGTTTATAGTCCACAGGTAGATACGTTTATCAAATTCTATGTTAGTTATACCTTTTTGATCCATTTTTTTGCGTATCACACAATTCACTAGCCTGCTGAATTATTAAGaccttaaatttattatgatactttttaaataattgaaaatgttttcattgGCTACTTTTGAATCTATAATGAAATCTTTAGTGATCTCGtatattaatttgataattctTAATCATTCTTAACTTTAACTAAATCTTTGGTAACCACAATCACAACAAGTCTATGGTGCTAACCATGAAGgatataaagaaggagaacgatcgcaatagaaaatattgtccccaaaataagtgaggcgctgggatcgctaagttgtctcattaaatgcgggctgttgtgcactaatatactacttaccgacgacagcgcggctggtggtaaaaaatgaactataaattatacaaattttcagggacaggtgcgctaatgctttagtacataacgatcgttctccttctttataaccttcatggtgcTAACACTGGCCATAAAGAACAGaaggggtttttttaaaatacggaAACGGTTGCTGATAGTTCAGTGGCGtctttagaaattatttaaaagaggCATTCACAAAATGTTTCGGCAgtggattaataaaatttcaagtgCCTTTCTTTTTGAGACGTCTTTGTGGACGTTAGAATAATGACTATTCAAGTATGATGGTGGCTTCGGTACAGCGAGAGTTCTGCTGGAAATTCATCAATCAAAATGTCTCTGTTCCTGCTTGAAATAATCTAACGTTAGGTTAATAGTTTCTGGCACTCACGATGATAACCattgatatttgaaaaaggactaatttgagttaaaaaatatattgcaaCAATACTTTACAATCAAAAAACACTTGGTTTTTATGCCCCACTCTGTACTATATACTTTCACTatttaatttccattaaaaaattgattatatttttatcatttgtgTTCAGtattaatattctattttaatagTGCTATATAGACTAAACAAATACATTAGTACCCTTTGTTCTTTGCCTTCAACCTTTAACTTAAGATCAAATTCATATAATTGATTAGTCACAAGAATGCAACCTAAAGTTGTTGTATTTTAGATTTTGATCGAAGATATTAACCACAgcctttgaaaatatttaaaatatatgatctaagacCACAGCCgttctaaataaaaatgaatcgccaatatttaaaaatcgatataataaCTTTTTGACGTGACTCAGTGTAGGGAATTTAAGAAAGTAACAGAAGAGCAATTTTTACCTGGACAATTTTAGTAGGGAAATCCTAAAACATTTTAAGATaaactctttataaaaaatccGTAAATTGCTTAAGATTGAACTCTAGCGTCAAATTGTTATGTCCAgcgtcaaattataaaaatgagcgacaaaaaagtttatatcgAAAATCGCTATCTGGAGATATAGGTACATACTAAAAGTAAGTCTCTAACCTCATTCTTAACCCATATTATACCCATAATGGCTGATAAATATGATCAATTGTGAGTTTATCAGTTCCAAAAAATAATTCGTgaagattaaataataaaaaaaggttggtgtacaaaaattttatgtgcaaaatttcgatagttgaatataaatttattatgccAGTTAAagcgaattgaaaaaaatacactcgaaccaggactcgaacccggacctcttggattcatgtcaagtgccctaccaattaggctattcgagttctagacacgaatgcaattttttcaactcaatgaatttttaatttgtttattcacttatttatttattattattacttattattgttgtttacatttaatcatgcacacaatatttacatcatggtcttttcgactaattttgatatataatatgttacacattcgtaaactaaattgacaaatatcttgcctAGTAATCTTAGTTAAAGcggattgaaaaaaatacactcgaaccaggactcgaacccggacctcttggattcatgtcaagtgccctaccaattaggctattcgagttctagacacgaatgcaattttttcaactcaatgaatttttaatttgtttattcacttatttatttattattattacttattattgttgtttacatttaatcatgcacacaatatttacatcatggtcttttcgactaattttgatatataatatgttacacattcgtaaactaaattgacaaatatcttgcctAGTAATCTTAGTTAAagcgaattattattattatgccaGTACTGCCAAAATCAATCCTGAGCTAAATTTTTTCCAGATATGGTAGcaatttgacgctcaaactgAGCGTTAAACGTCAGCATGGAAAACACCTTTAGTCATGTGTCGTAATCTTCCCTTTAGTGCTAAGCGATAACTCAAATTAAGAATAGATTGattcagatttttaaaaaaattcatacacAGAAATATAGGTACTCTATTCAtccataaataaatgtttttgcattaataaattaattcgtAGATCACAGGATGAATGCTAGGGTCAAAAATCCACAGATCCGTGCTACCACGATCTCATTGTAGGTATGATCAACCCGTGGATCCTAGGGTGAATGCAATTGCCAAGAAATCCCGCTAACTCGATTAGAGACATGATCAACCCATGAATCACAGAGGGTGATGCActcacaaaaactaaaaaacattagAATAATGGCAAACATCTTTAGAAAGAAAGAGCGATTCTAggattgtttgaaattttgttttatgtttcgTTTATAATGTGTTCTATTGTTCTGAAAGCTATTTTCACAGTTTTTGTCAGCTAACAACAATTTTAGCAAAAGACGaagaaatcgtaaaaatttttttggcatttAGTATAAGTCTGTGAAATAAACATGCAGCTGGTCATCATAATAGGAAAACATCGTAGTTGGTAACAACTGATTGCGAAGAATTAAAGTGCAGTGTATAAGAGTGtatatgtttttcataaaaaactcttaaataattttaaattattttataaatattgacacattaaaattaatatataatataaaattaaaatatggcaTTGTATTCAATGCATTCAAATTTAATTCGTCAAGTGTCGAGAACGTTTATAAAATCCACAAAAACATGTTATTTAGAATATTCTAGATTAGCCGGTTCAACTACTCGTAGTTTCCTATTACAAAAATGTCATTCAAATAATAGAATTTTACACGATTACGAACGTCGATTGGTATTTCACAGTTTTAGACATTTCACTTCCAAGTAAGTCTTTAGATGatgcaatatttatatttcaaaacgaggttatgtaatattaatattagattTCTTATCCAAATAatgtagaaataataataatgatgatggAAATCGTCGTGACGAAGATGAGGTTGTCAATAGTCACCCACATTTACCAGCCACTGTGGCTGTTCCTGAAGTATGGCCTCATGTACCCGTCATAGCCATTCGAAGAAATCCAGTATTCcctagatttataaaattaattgaggtaacttatcaaatattaacagTATGACTTGTAGATATTTGCATTCTGGCTTCAAACATTAAATTTGACACTAAAATTATAAACCATATAGAGTAAAAACTTCCAAAACCAATACAATATAGTCACAATTGATATactttagaaagtttttatcaTGGAATTTCTATACAGTGAAGCCTGGTTAAGTGAGACGACAAAGGAACctgcaaatttgtctcacttatagCGATATTCCACTTACTCAGTGTCTCAAATAaccaggtataaataaatatctgtctcatttacagagggttCCATTAATTACGAAGTTGCTTGACCCATGTTAGCAAACACTGTTGAAGTTCAGTatattctgataaacgtacacgaaaaacgtaaattttagttttccttGTCCTTTAGAACaatgtgattgaattttatctttattttgaattattatacaaaGAGTAATTTTGGCACAATTAAATTCTACACAGACATCATCACATGTCTTCCCACTTTCATAAAAggatattaacttcagtttttcacgtactgaTTATTTCATCACGTACTgtttcggcatttttcaaataaacatccgtaTGACTGTAAAGCAAATCTAAAACTGAAGGTCATTGAgactcaaaattatttaagtgcggaatttgcgggtagaataagtaaataaacaaaacgatgttatctcagttctcagttacagaggttaatgcatataaaatttatcgctGTCTCAattatagaggtaactatggcgataaaatcgaaagaacgaatcccaGATATAGAAGTTTGCTTCGTTccactaacagaggtaattcagtgccaaagtgttAGGACCTCAGCATGAGTTCTAGTTATGGAAGTTTCTTAATTATCCACATCCCACTTAACCAAGTTTCACTgtttataaattctataaataagataaacaaataaaaactttcgaAACTAAATAAATGTGTTAGAGACTTAtgtataatgtttattatttaaaaaaaaaataatttgattttagcTAACTAATCCACAACTAATCAGTTTAGTACGAcggaaagtga
The Chrysoperla carnea chromosome 4, inChrCarn1.1, whole genome shotgun sequence genome window above contains:
- the LOC123298346 gene encoding speckle-type POZ protein-like isoform X2, giving the protein MDQKGITNIEFDKRIYLWTINNFSIGFKTILKIGLPLTSPTFTVGKNNSVWCLKLHRKFNIFDSQNYLTLYLKLVSSDEEKPALASYKFSIINEKSEKVHEFEGVERFAQGKKISYNITREDRVLPKTFQLLSEDKLTIFCEIIVLHDYITDHSSSIQVPESRLLDDFSMLFESKKFCDFTLTVDGGKEFQVHKNILAARSPVFAAMFEHEMEECKQNRKAENLETMAGKILAAADKYDLKRLKKLCEKELCTSLTIENAAETLILADIHNADQLKAEAIYFINNNNSAVKSTTGWKEMIQTYPHIVLTYTDHLDYSQM
- the LOC123298346 gene encoding speckle-type POZ protein-like isoform X1; translated protein: MDQKGITNIEFDKRIYLWTINNFSIGFKTILKIGLPLTSPTFTVGKNNSVWCLKLHRKFNIFDSQNYLTLYLKLVSSDEEKPALASYKFSIINEKSEKVHEFEGVERFAQGKKISYNITREDRVLPKTFQLLSEDKLTIFCEIIVLHDYITDHSSSIQVPESRLLDDFSMLFESKKFCDFTLTVDGGKEFQVHKNILAARSPVFAAMFEHEMEECKQNRVNIADIDHEILHELLKFIYTGKAENLETMAGKILAAADKYDLKRLKKLCEKELCTSLTIENAAETLILADIHNADQLKAEAIYFINNNNSAVKSTTGWKEMIQTYPHIVLTYTDHLDYSQM